Genomic DNA from Chaetodon auriga isolate fChaAug3 chromosome 13, fChaAug3.hap1, whole genome shotgun sequence:
ATTTCCAAGGCAATAGCTCCCAACGCTGTCCGCTTATTGCCGCTCTCTGTGGTGGTATGTACAACTACTGTATCAAAACTGTGAAGGCAAATTTGAATCAGACAGCAAGATCAATCTAAAGTACTAAGAGAAATCACTTTACAAGAAAACAACACTTAACACTTCACCATGGCAACACTCACACAGCAAgcacaaaaacatcatttgcAAAATGTCTGGCTGAAAAAAaccttcagaaaaaaaaaaaaaggaaatctggAAATATTAACAAAAGACATATTTACTATCATGCACTTTGAACAACCAGTCACATGATTCTTTCTTGTATCCTGCGGCAATCCTTGGTAAAAAATAAACGTTTTCtagtatgaaaataaaactttttcaaaactttcttttaaatatattttgaatCACTTGTTGAACTCAGAtattctctctgaaaatgataCCAAAAATAGTCTCACTTTAACATTTGCAGAACCTgtgcaaaacagtgaaaagatcCTCAGCATCCATTGCATTCACAGACAGGATTGTTTCAGCTGTTGTCCAAATGTTACCTCCACACTACTTGGATTGTTGGTAGGAATACGGGGAATGATTGCCGGATGAGTCCACTTGTGACTGCGCACCATTTTCCTGGAAGAGGGCGGAAAATCAGTCTTTGCCACGGCCGCCTTGTCAACAATGAGCTATTCTTTTAAACAAAGATGTTTTCCACATCTGCGATGATGTTAATGCACGTACCTCTACAGGAACAGCtgatgtctgcatgtgtgcatactgtGGGATGTATGCTCCTTGCATAGCTGTGTTGGCAGCCATGAACTGCACAATGACGGAGAGAGAAATAGTCATACATAGAGCATGCTCATCATCTATTCGTCTAATTTAACGAAGCACCTTTTAACACTTAAGAGTCAAATAAGCACGTGTGGACTAATTTCTGATCCCATGCAGCGTTCTCTCACCGTTCCTGCACTGCCCAGAGAGAGGTGACTCATCTGCTGTGTCAGAGGGGCCATCATAGAAGTCGGTTGTAGTGACATAGACGGGTCCATAGAGGGCGATATCACTGTACCCTGGAAGAAAAGTGTGAACAGACGAGAGGAATGTATGCAGTCGGTGCATGTACGCAGTGGAGAAAAATATTCCTGCAAAAACATATTGAACGGAGACAGTCTCAAAAAGGATGCAGAATACCTGGGATGTAAATGTATAATGAGATTAGGATTTAGTAGGATTGGATTTTAGGCAAAGAGAAACTGAGTAACCTTAGACTTCACATCTAATGCTCACAGCAGAAGGTGAATAGTCACTTGTTGAGCAAGTTGTCTATAAGCATCTTGGCTGGCCTGACGCATCTAGCAGTGTTTTCTCATCTTTGCTGGCTCATTTTCAAAGCAAGAAAGGACTCTTCGCTCTCAATTCAAACCCATCTGTTGTAAAATATTCGGCATCTGTCATCAGATACACAGCCTTACATAGCCTCCCCAAAGCAGTCGTTTTTACATTCCTATACAAACACTTTAGGACTGTAAATCCTCAAGGATCAGTGGCACCTTATGTGTAACTACTACTCTCCCatattgtgtgtctgtttacagaaaaatgtttcagttcTGTTACGTccacagagggggaaaaagagaaaaaggagagagagagagttgtggTGAAAGAAGTTCTTACTGGGTGCTGCATGATGTAGGGCTGATGAGGCACCCAGGACGGGTTCTGCACCTAaaacatcacacaaacaaactgtaaacacagtgacactgaacaGCTGCTATTTCCAGAGATCACATGCTACTGTGGTTTGCACAGCAACAAGCATGAATGGCCATTGCGCCCTTTGTCACATATTTAACCTCCAAAACCCCAAAGGACAAGTTCCTGATTAGAAATGCTCAGTTGTACACAGAAATGCTAAATTACTATGTACAAAACTGTCTTGTTGTATGACAGTATCAAAGCTACATGCTCATCATTGAAGAGAAGGATTAAAACCTGGTATGTTGAAACTGGAGACATATATGGAGACATAGACGTTTGGGCAATCATCCTGTTTGAGATACTGTATGCTGGTGGGAAAAATCTGTGGACACAGAATAAAGCgtattttaataaaataaaataactacaGTGAAATATATATTGAGCACCGTGCAGTCTAATCTGCTGTTGTAGCTTACCCGTTTTGCATAGCAGCTGCACTGGGGTCATAAGTGAGTGTCATTCCAGCCTGGGAGCAAAACAAGGCACAGGTTTGGCAACTAAACTGAAGCACGTCATACCAAGGCTTAAccaacacatcatcatcatacagAAACTCTACTGTGTAACCGTTGTGTACAAAGCTGAAGGGAGGTGCTCTTGACTACACAAGACTATAAAATAAACAGCCCACAAGCAACATTACAACTAAATAAAAAGAGCAATAGATATGATGTAATGGATTCTGTTAAATGACTCTTCAGCAAGATGAGAGAACAAAGAAGTCACTCTGAAGTGCCTCTGCTTATGAACGTCTATCTGGTACACTAGCTGTGCACCTGAAAtgtgtgctttatttttccTATCTGGTCATGGATAATTGGTTCCCACCACTCACTCCACCCTGGGCACCACTTACCAGTCTTGAGTCACCGTCCCTTCCCCAACCCCGACCATTCTGGACAAATTTGTTCTgactctgtctctttttttgtccGCCATCAGCAAACTTGCACAGCAAGGGTTCAGGTGGAGctaaagagagagaagtggcgagagaataaaagaaaaggtttgtcttaaacaaacactgtcacacacgcacacacagtgctgtcTGTCATTGCTTGCTATAAAGTCATTCACTCCCTGAAGCTTGGGAGTGCACATTTTCTGGCCAGCCTGGGAACACAGACATCTAATTTAGCAGCTGTGGGGCTGTAATCCCCTCCCTTCCCTAAAGGAGGCAAGGCCAGAAGAGACTATTTCAGTCTAATAATCCAATTAAAAAGCTTAAAGAGGGAGTGGAagccacacagagcagctccctctctctcgttttctttgtctgtgctcTGCCACTTAGGCTTGAGTGTGTATGAGCTCTTTACCAGCAGACTCTGTGACTCCTGATGGACACTGTATGCATTCTGGTCATTACAAGGCAAATCCTGTCATTTTCTTTCGCATATTCTATTAATGGCATGCTGGTTAAATCAGATCATTTTACACTGAGTTTCTGCAGCGAGTGCCTATGAACGTGAGATAATTATATGTATGTTTTACCTGGAACACCTGCAGGTGTCTTAATAAACTTTCCATTGAAGTGAGAGATGACTGCATCACATTTTTCAGTCGACTCCATCCTGAAGTtataaaagacacaaagagcaTAACTACATGAGTGGTAACTGCAGTACAAAAGGGTGAGCAGGTACTTTCCAAGACCTGCTTCCTTTCTGGGTGGGTGGAAGGGGTGGTTCAACATAAAAGATTGCAAGCACaatgtgtacatatgtgtggaTTCAACTTGTATAGTTGGCACCATTTGGGCCACACAGGTCTATTCatgcatactcacacacacacacacacacacacaatcattgCTACGGTGCATtataatatttttgttttggcaGACATAACCCTGACCTTGCCTGGCAGGTATTTCAGTAGACGTCAGGTTGTGCAAGTACGACAGGCGGAAGCCAGCATCACGACTATAATTAAATGGCTCAGTCATTGTGAAAGTATTTTCTAAAGGAGTTTCTATTTGTCCACACATGAAGTGTCGCTCCCTCTGCCTTGTGATCAACAACGTAGCTATGTGTTTTTAGGTGTTAATTTTAGAAATGTTGTGCTTTGAGCTGCATGAGGACTTTCATGATGAGAAATCAGCAAAACCCTATTCATTATCATTGTTAGCTGGTAGCATTAATAGCCTGGATCTCAATTGTTTAGCACTGTTTGCGTTACCATACCTCAAAATAAACACCACGCTCCCTACAGTTTGTTGCCTTCCCTGACATCACTTCCATGCTACTGGTCCTGTTCCAATTTTCTGCTGTTCAGGGGTCTCTTTTGATTATGAAGCGTCATCTCAGTTGGATACCATTTATCTAATTTAATCATACCAATGCGTCATATTTGGCATAGTTTAGATTTACTAATGTTGAAATGCTAAATGTAGCAGCAGTAAAAAAACAGTTAGCATTGTTCCAGGACCATGAGTCACTCACAATAACTTGCACAAGGATCTCACCTTGCAAAGCCCACTCCTCTGCTACCTCCGCTCGAGTCCCTCAAGATGCGCGTGGATATGACCTGGCCAAAGTGTTTCAACATGTTCTCCAGTTCCTGCTCATCCATGGACAAAGGCAAGTTGGAGATGTATAAGTTTGTCGGGTCTTGTTCTTGTTGCTGTATGgtgaaaaaaggagagagagaaagccagagGTAATGAAATTACACTgtaggaaaacacaaaaacattcctTTACCAGCGTGTAAACtagaaggatgaagaggagagggaagcagaAGTTTCCTTGCAATTCCATATGATTTATCCCTAAACATTTAATAGACTTCTACTATGGAACTCAGTAATGGGGTTATCATGTGTCTGCTTATCTCtgcttcttcctgtctgtctctgttgggGGGTTTTAGGTAGTCAACGGTCACT
This window encodes:
- the rbms1b gene encoding RNA-binding motif, single-stranded-interacting protein 1, whose amino-acid sequence is MIFANTGNPLRTPYRKQPLVAPSSHPMAPPSPSTNSSTNNSSSSSTAGWDQLSKTNLYIRGLSPSTTDHDLVKLCQPYGKIVSTKAILDKTTNKCKGYGFVDFDSPAAAQKAVAALKTTGVQAQMAKQQEQDPTNLYISNLPLSMDEQELENMLKHFGQVISTRILRDSSGGSRGVGFARMESTEKCDAVISHFNGKFIKTPAGVPAPPEPLLCKFADGGQKKRQSQNKFVQNGRGWGRDGDSRLAGMTLTYDPSAAAMQNGFFPPAYSISNRMIAQTSMSPYMSPVSTYQVQNPSWVPHQPYIMQHPGTVISPSMDPSMSLQPTSMMAPLTQQMSHLSLGSAGTFMAANTAMQGAYIPQYAHMQTSAVPVEENGAQSQVDSSGNHSPYSYQQSK